Proteins from one Malassezia vespertilionis chromosome 2, complete sequence genomic window:
- a CDS encoding uncharacterized protein (TransMembrane:1 (o77-99i); COG:S; EggNog:ENOG503P544), producing MASLAAWSLDYGKITPKNVKLSAVPDAMIGYVDPRIMEKPDKNKSVGDKKIDTSAIQVAKAWEAAMAPAKSIPMNLMMMYMSGNGVQIFSMMVVFMTVINPLKGITTINTVFAPDWLAWHKALESLEFTAFRA from the exons ATGGCTTCGCTAGCGGCATGGTCGCTCGATTATGGAAAGATTACACCAAA GAATGTTAAACTTTCCGCTGTTCCCGATGCTATGATTGGATACGTTGACCCCAGGATTATGGAAAAGCCAGACAAGAACAAATCTGTCGGAGACAAGAAGATCGATACGTCGGCCATCCAAGTAGCAAAAGCATGGGAGGCTGCGATGGCCCCAGCAAAATCTATTCCTATGAACTTGATGATGATGTACATGAGCGGCAATGGCGTTCAAATTTTTAGTATGATGGTCGTGTTCATGACTGTGATCAATCCACTCAAGGGCATCACCACAATCAATACCG TATTTGCGCC CGACTGGCTTGCATGGCACAAGGCACTTGAG TCCCTGGAATTCACAGCGTTCCGTGCTTAA
- a CDS encoding uncharacterized protein (COG:A; EggNog:ENOG503P542) — protein sequence MVAGAGVTQPFDLVRLSISERVCVKLRGDREVRGILHAYDGHMNLIMGDVEETIYDVQIAEDTGAETIKVHCAIRIADNQVNKRNSEMLFVRGDGVILNDGSV from the exons ATGgtcgctggcgctggcgtgACGCAGCCCTTTGACCTTGTACGGCTATCGATCAGCGAGCGCGTGTGTGTCAAGCTCCGTGGTGATCGTGAAGTTCGCGGCATCCTGCATGCGTACGATGGCCACATGAACTTGATTATGGGCGACGTCGAAGAGACGATTTACGACGTCCAAATTGCTGAAGATACCGGCGCAGAAACCATAAAGGTACATTGTGCGATACGCATTGCTGACAATCAGGTGAATAAGCGTAACTCTGAAATGCTatttgtgcgcggcgacggcgTTATCTTG AACGATGGCAGTGTATAA
- a CDS encoding uncharacterized protein (COG:J; EggNog:ENOG503P333) — protein MPQDLNSPITIRTRKFITNRLLQRKQMALEVIHPQRPNCSRAELQEKIGEMYKAPKDQVFVFGLRTQFGGGRSKGFALIYDTPESTKLECAFRLVRNGLMPKVEKPSRKLRKERKNRAKKVRGTKKTADKKK, from the exons ATGCCGCAGGACCTGAACTCTCCCATCACTATCCGGACCCGCAAGTTCATTACCAACCGCCTGCTCCAGAGGAAGCAGATGGCTCTGGAGGTAATTCACCCCCAGCGCCCTAACTGCTCCCGGGCCGAGCTCCAGGAGAAGATCGGTGAAATGTACAAGGCCCCCAAGGATCAGGTCTTTGTTTTCGGTCTCAGGACGCAATTTGGCGGTGGCCGCTCCAAGGGCTTTGCTCTGATTTACGACACCCCCGAGAGCACCAAGCTCGAGTGTGCTTTCCGCCTCGTTCGT AATGGACTTATGCCCAAGGTCGAGAAGCCCTCCCGCAAGCTCCGGaaggagcgcaagaa CCGTGCCAAGAAGGTCCGAGGTACCAAGAAGACCGCCGACAAGAAGAAGTAA
- a CDS encoding uncharacterized protein (COG:O; EggNog:ENOG503Q60V) gives MPSCISDEVKNVVVLGGSYGGMHTAMVLAKKLPPTHRVILMERNTHFNHLYVFPRFLVFPGHEHKAFVPYTSIFSESPSRRRAAVLSNMKTGNMTRLEMHVDDDGSGPPIDAADAENAIVKDRLEMESAFDDKHDRKENQIIEVHDLLKGKLRIDDEYIANGDAKDEFCKAEPHLVLCGEVTRVSDNYVTIKQQTPECGDQMNGSLPKKSLWSLDTMEIPYTHLVYALGSHMPDPLYRNSYSKVRGVEWMKRTNHRIRESKDIVIVGGGALGVELATDIATKYKDKNITLIHSRQQLLPNFDIRVHEWAYKQLQKLGVKVVLGHRLSYARGCPRGTTPELFENYTPSQKTSPDGKILPVIICPNEAEPGAEPLRHHIRTTKGLELECDLFLLCTGQQPNSALMAEFSPTSVNPSTRLIRVMHTLQVMKPDDPYAASHPPGAVETCKDCDCFPDNKLAGAESDQEDGAKNVEHFDNIYAIGDVADAFGALNAGYQAWYMGEAVAENILRDIMRQADSEDPTSKLPDGEPVPLKEFTPLPDMLKLTIGGGEVVSQGAPAPDESLPGRPMRPTVQVAPDQEDMYIESVWKGMALADPSDMYI, from the coding sequence ATGCCTAGCTGTATTTCGGACGAAGTTAAGAATGTGGTGGTACTTGGGGGAAGTTATGGTGGTATGCATACCGCTATGGTGCTGGCAAAAAAGCTCCCCCCAACACATCGCGTGATTCTCATGGAGCGGAACACGCATTTCAACCATCTCTATGTATTCCCCCGTTTTCTCGTGTTTCCCGGCCACGAGCACAAAGCGTTCGTGCCATACACGTCCATATTTTCCGAATCCCCTTCCCGAAGAAGAGCTGCGGTTTTGTCCAACATGAAAACGGGCAATATGACGCGGTTAGAAATGCATGTCGACGATGACGGATCAGGCCCTCCTATcgacgccgccgacgcggAGAACGCGATAGTAAAGGATCGCTTGGAAATGGAGTCTGCATTTGACGATAAACACGACCGGAAAGAAAATCAGATTATCGAGGTCCACGATCTATTGAAAGGAAAACTGCGTATTGACGACGAATACATTGCAAATGGCGACGCGAAAGACGAATTTTGTAAAGCAGAACCACACCTAGTTTTATGTGGCGAGGTGACAAGGGTTTCCGACAATTATGTGACGATAAAACAGCAAACTCCAGAATGTGGGGACCAAATGAACGGGTCGTTGCCAAAGAAATCGCTTTGGTCGCTTGACACGATGGAAATACCTTATACACACTTGGTATATGCTTTGGGTTCGCACATGCCGGACCCCCTTTACCGCAACTCGTACTCCAAGGTGCGTGGAGTTGAATGGATGAAACGCACGAATCACCGCATTCGAGAAAGCAAGGATATTGTGATTGTTGGCGgtggcgcgcttggtgtAGAGCTTGCTACGGACATTGCAACTAAGTACAAAGACAAGAACATCACGTTGATCCATTCGCGCCAGCAGCTATTACCCAATTTTGATATCCGTGTACACGAGTGGGCCTATAAACAGCTGCAGAAACTCGGCGTCAAGGTCGTGCTTGGACACCGTCTTTCGTATGCACGCGGCTGTCCGCGCGGAACGACGCCTGAACTGTTTGAAAACTATACACCATCACAGAAAACGTCACCTGATGGCAAAATCCTACCGGTGATTATTTGTCCCAACGAAGCAGAACCAGGGGCagagccgctgcgccatcATATCCGCACGACGAAGGGTCTTGAGCTTGAATGCGACTTGTTTTTGCTTTGCACAGGCCAGCAGCCGAATTCTGCTTTGATGGCTGAATTCTCGCCGACCAGTGTAAATCCGTCCACACGTCTAATCCGTGTTATGCATACACTTCAGGTCATGAAACCCGACGACCCCTACGCTGCGTCACACCCACCAGGAGCTGTAGAGACATGCAAAGACTGTGATTGTTTCCCGGATAACAAGCTCGCAGGTGCGGAGTCTGACCAAGAGGATGGGGCTAAGAACGTGGAACACTTTGACAATATATATGCTATTGGAGACGTCGCAGACGCATTTGGCGCGCTGAATGCAGGGTACCAGGCTTGGTACATGGGCGAGGCAGTTGCAGAAAACATTCTGCGCGATATTATGCGACAGGCAGACTCGGAAGATCCCACGTCTAAGCTACCCGATGGCGAACCTGTTCCGCTAAAAGAATTTACTCCCCTGCCCGACATGCTCAAATTGACtattggcggcggcgaggtCGTGTCTCAAGGTGCGCCTGCTCCAGATGAGTCGCTACCTGGCAGGCCCATGCGACCTACCGTTCAAGTGGCACCCGATCAAGAAGATATGTATATTGAATCTGTGTGGAAAGGGATGGCACTTGCCGATCCTTCCGACATGTACATCTAA
- the mrpl7 gene encoding 54S ribosomal protein L7, mitochondrial (COG:J; EggNog:ENOG503NUAN), with translation MDGRVPFRHSLPEAPLEIGALQPSRLREHYDRTLATDMLYMMYEPMPEGEELTEMPSGALVPPEVHQDRVRRWAGDSPYFAHRHARPQRGNRPLLPILKPLYESNHVEHDLPRLERVVLTAFCRDAIVNKQALLPLLGQVRAVTGLPVLGSLADPSVGSSHTAADRARNGYIQILRAKKGVASFKLRPGMPVGVQAVLLGDSAYEFIELLTTFVLPRLRGFGGLPLPPAGQPLQSAAAVSGVVSFGMGPEAMPLFPQVEVNLDQYPGRRFGFQIDCITNQRGRRATERARTLLSGLGLPFVRRGTMTL, from the coding sequence ATGGATGGTCGCGTCCCCTTTCGCCACTCACTTCCAgaggcgccgctggaaatcggcgcgctgcaaccAAGCAGACTGCGCGAGCATTATGATCGGACGCTCGCAACAGATATGTTGTATATGATGTATGAACCGATGCCTGAAGGGGAAGAGCTTACAGAAATGCCCTCCGGCGCTCTTGTTCCTCCGGAAGTGCACCAAGATCGCGTGCGACGTTGGGCTGGCGATTCTCCGTACTTTGCGCATCGTCATGCACGCCCACAGCGCGGTAACCGTCCGCTGCTCCCGATTCTAAAGCCATTGTATGAATCGAACCATGTTGAGCACGATTTGCCGCGGTTGGAACGTGTTGTACTGACGGCATTTTGTCGCGACGCCATCGTGAATAAGCAAGCGTTGCTGCCGCTTTTGGGCCAGGTTCGTGCGGTTACCGGCCTGCCAGTTCTTGGCTCGCTGGCAGACCCATCTGTTGGCAGTTCACACACGGCTGCTGAccgtgcgcgcaatggcTATATCCAAATACTACGTGCCAAGAAAGGCGTTGCTTCCTTCAAGCTCCGGCCCGGAATGCCTGTCGGTGTACAAGCCGTACTGCTGGGCGATTCCGCGTACGAGTTTATCGAACTGCTTACTACGTTCGTGCTCCCGCGGCTGCGTGGGTTTGGCGggctgccgctgccgcccgCGGGACAGCCACTGCAGAGTGCCGCTGCGGTGAGCGGTGTGGTATCCTTTGGTATGGGTCCGGAGGCGATGCCTTTGTTCCCTCAGGTCGAAGTGAACTTGGATCAATACCCCGGCCGTCGGTTTGGCTTTCAAATCGACTGCATCACGAATCAACGTGGGCGCCGTGCGACGGAGCGTGCACGGACACTTCTTAGTGGCCTTGGATTGCCAttcgtgcgccgcggaacAATGACATTGTAG
- a CDS encoding uncharacterized protein (EggNog:ENOG503P20V; COG:Q), producing the protein MLQGKTAFISTGASRGIGAEVAKTLAARGANVVIAAKSAEPHKILPGTIHSVADEVHAIADKHQNGAKALPIQMDVRDDRAVKDAIAKAVGTFGNLDILVNNASAINLGTTVDAKPKNYDLVNNINARGTWLVSRYALEHLYQSASAGRNPHIVTLSPPLNQGLFARRDDKMDASFAQTRALYAMSKCAMSVAAYALAGEALPRGVASNTIWPYTLIGTSAMRVVNPGEGAERGWRSPAIVSDAAVRLVQEDAKEWTGRFLIDELYLRERHGFTTEQMAAYSIAGPDTPFSDLSEDLFITQEVREAVRAYYS; encoded by the exons ATGTTGCAAGGCAAGACTGCATTTAT CAGTACCGGCGCTTCCCGCGGTATCGGCGCAGAGGTTGCCAAGACACTTGCGGCACGCGGTGCAAATGTCGTGATTGCGGCCAAGAG cgccgagccgcaCAAGATC CTCCCTGGCACGATCCACTCTGTTGCAGACGAAGTACATGCCATTGCAGACAAGCATCAAAATGGAGCCAAAGCACTCCCTATACAAAtggatgtgcgcgacgaccgCGCCGTGAAAGACGCCATCGCAAAGGCGGTGGGCACGTTTGGCAACCTCGACATTCTTGTGAACAAT GCATCCGCAATTAACTTGGGAACCACAGTTGACGCGAAACCAAAAAAT TACGATCTAGTG AACAATATCAATGCGCGCGGTACGTGGCTCGTCTCGCGCTACGCACTGGAGCACTTGTACCAATCGGCCAGCGCGGGCCGCAACCCACACATCGTGACGCTTTCGCCGCCATTGAACCAGGgcctctttgcgcgccgcgacgacaAAATGGacgcgtcttttgcgcaaaCACGCGCCTTATACGCCATGTCCAAATGTGCCATGTCTGTAGCTGCGTACGCGCTCGCGGGCGAGGCCCTTCCTCGCGGCGTCGCAAGCAACACGATTTGGCCTTACACGCTTATCGGCACGAGTGCGATGCGCGTTGTCAACCCTGGTGAAGGCGCGGAGCGTGGGTGGCGCTCCCCTGCAATCGTCTCTGATGCCGCTGTGCGTTTGGTGCAGGAGGACGCCAAGGAATGGACGGGACGCTTTCTCATCGACGAGCTATacctgcgcgagcgccacGGATTTACTACGGAGCAGATGGCAGCGTACTCAATCGCGGGCCCCGACACGCCGTTCTCCGATCTCTCTGAAGATCTTTTCATTACACAGGAAGTTCGCGAAGCAGTGCGTGCGTACTACTCATAG
- the CIC1 gene encoding proteasome-interacting protein cic1 (EggNog:ENOG503NU7W; COG:S), whose translation MQPISGRVDPNQALKAFKALSAFTDRRREKKSENELPLDGPGSLGAAKDAEHTVWLQVTIKDLSPTRKVKPTRIPLAHSLLDDEAVVCLLTKDPQREYKDLLHEKNIRAVNRVVGVEKLKGKFKPFDARRELVRDHDLFLADERIVPLLPKLCGSVFYKDRKFPVPVDLTNRKRLAETIAKAIASTYYMQNKGSCNSIKIGFLDRHKPEQLVENLASALPAIVSRVEGKWGNIQNIEVKTGVSAALPIWNCSLGDGEDVRWSAPVKELDEADEDDEDDDDDEDDEDEDEDEDEDEDDENIPVAPKKRKLATATRAPAPKRK comes from the exons ATGCAGCCGATTTCGGGAAGAGTGGATCCCAATCAGGCCTTAAAAGCGTTCAAAGCCCTGAGTGCATTCACGGATCGTCGTCGCGAGAAAAAGAGCGAAAATGAACTTCCTTTAGATGGCCCTGGATCTCTTGGCGCCGCAAAAGATGCCGAACATACAGTGTGGCTTCAAGTCACCATCAAGGATCTGAGTCCGACGCGAAAAGTCAAACCTACACGCAT CCCATTGGCACACTCGCTtttggacgacgaggcTGTGGTGTGCTTGCTTACGAAAGATCCTCAGCGCGAATACAAGGACCTGCTTCACGAGAAAAACATTCGCGCGGTGAACCGCGTCGTTGGCGTCGAAAAGCTCAAGGGTAAATTCAAGCCTTTTGATGCGCGTCGCGAACTTGTGCGGGACCATGACTTGTTCCTTGCAGATGAGCGTATCGTTCCGCTACTCCCGAAACTATGTGGGAGTGTGTTCTACAAAGACCGCAAATTTCCCGTGCCTGTTGACCTTACCAACCGCAAACGTTTGGCAGAGACTATTGCCAAGGCGATTGCGTCGACATATTATATGCAGAACAAAGGGTCCTGCAACTCGATCAAAATTGGGTTCCTGGACCGCCACAAGCCGGAGCAACTGGTTGAAAATTTGGCATCGGCGCTTCCTGCGATTGTATCCCGTGTTGAAGGCAAGTGGGGAAATATACAGAACATTGAGGTTAAGACGGGTGTAAGCGCAGCACTGCCGATTTGGAACTGTAGTCTTGGCGATGGCGAAGATGTGCGGTGGTCTGCGCCCGTGAAAGAGTTGGATGAGGCcgacgaagacgacgaagacgacgacgacgacgaagacgacgaAGATGAAGACGAAGATGAAGACGAAGATGAAGACGACGAAAACATCCCAGTCGCTcccaagaagcgcaagttGGCCACTGCCACCCGAGCCCCAGCTCCGAAACGCAAGTAG
- a CDS encoding uncharacterized protein (COG:C; EggNog:ENOG503P0G9) — MSNAEPHLVVCGQVSAITDECVTVQQHGDEQQAMKIDYSHLVYALGNHLPDPLRHDGYSKLKGMEWMKRCSERIEKSENIVVIGGGALGVQFATDIATRFAHKRVTLVHSRKQLMPRFDQRVHDMAYERIKKLGINVVLGHRVASVQQSHRDEAPTTQAENKEDVRYLVRTNQGLELDCDLLLLCTGTRPNSALMANFSPSSVDPQTRQIQVLQTLQVMRSVGHGEPNHFANIFAIGDVAETAALHAGYQAYYMGEVAAENILRQIIGVRSTAEPDSKVKEGETIPMQDFAPLSPMLKLTVGGGEVIKQDAPVADPTHPDKMVRPIIFTVPDTESMDVESVWVSLARADPSNMHA, encoded by the coding sequence ATGTCCAACGCCGAACCCCACCTTGTAGTTTGCGGCCAAGTTTCTGCAATCACGGACGAGTGCGTCACTGTGCAACAGCACGGGGACGAACAACAAGCAATGAAGATTGACTATTCGCACTTGGTGTATGCATTAGGGAATCATTTACCGGACCCATTGCGGCACGACGGCTATTCCAAGTTAAAGGGCATGGAATGGATGAAACGCTGCAGTGAACGAATCGAGAAGAGTGAGAACATTGTGGTGATcggtggcggcgcgctgggcgtgcAGTTTGCTACTGACATTGCCACACGATTTGCACACAAGCGTGTGACACTAGTCCATTCGCGCAAACAGCTCATGCCCCGCTTTGACCAACGAGTCCATGATATGGCGTATGAGCGTATAAAAAAGCTTGGCATTAATGTCGTTCTCGGCCATCGTGTTGCTTCTGTACAACAAAGCCACAGGGACGAAGCGCCGACAACACAGGCGGAAAACAAGGAAGATGTGCGATATTTGGTCCGCACAAACCAAGGCTTGGAGCTGGATTGTGATCTGCTTCTGTTATGCACAGGAACACGTCCAAACTCCGCGCTTATGGCTAACTTTTCTCCAAGCAGTGTGGACCCCCAGACACGACAGATTCAAGTATTGCAGACCTTGCAAGTAATGCGCAGCGTTGGACATGGAGAGCCAAATCATTTTGCCAACATATTTGCCATTGGTGACGTAGCCGAAACGGCTGCATTGCATGCAGGCTACCAAGCGTATTACATGGGAGAAGTCGCTGCAGAGAACATTCTCCGGCAAATTATTGGAGTAAGGTCCACTGCAGAGCCTGATTCCAAGGTCAAAGAAGGAGAAACGATTCCGATGCAGGACTTTGCACCGCTCTCGCCCATGCTGAAGCTGACTGTTGGCGGTGGCGAAGTAATCAAGCAGGATGCACCAGTAGCAGATCCTACTCACCCCGATAAAATGGTGCGACCTATTATTTTCACGGTGCCAGACACCGAGTCAATGGACGTAGAATCAGTCTGGGTgtcgcttgcgcgcgcagaccCATCCAATATGCATGCTTGA
- a CDS encoding uncharacterized protein (COG:S; EggNog:ENOG503Q3RE), with the protein MAVCPFYLQGRCRFGNNCRNEHPPRGGGAFGQPTAFGGAGLQKSAPEPEVALTKDGIAQDLGSHGRPLWKLTSYAPARGEPNLIAGLDRSPEEDRMAAYEASRSGNQAAYVQQTQQTTSQADSVYTQMALNPQAALQQALQNRKNTAQHATPAFGAKGTSAFGAAAPSAFGGKSSAFGGAPGFGQATSGSAFGASSAPTASAFGGTSAPTAPAFGASSAPTTSAFGGTSAPTASAFGAGSAPTTSAFGGTSAPTAPAFGTSLAPTASAFSTKPSGTAPAFGAPSVFGATSAFGAPSALGAQANMTSAFGAKAGTSAFEQPAAAPARASSVFGQPASAPTQSSAFGQPAQAPSAFGQIAPSVFGQPVPPTTQTSAFGHAAPAPAPASSQPSKPPTELFARADETILPEDIHLLGAPYHK; encoded by the exons ATGGCTGTGTGCCCGTTTTATCTGCAAGGACGGTGTAGGTTCGGCAACAATTGCCGTAACGAGCATCCTCCGCGTGGGGGAGGTGCATTTGGCCAGCCTACAGCGTTTGGCGGTGCAGGACTGCAGAAATCAgcgccagagccagagGTTGCACTCACCAAGGACGGCATTGCACAAGACCTCGGGTCGCATGGCCGACCTCTGTGGAAGCTGACGAGCTATGCTCCTGCGCGTGGGGAGCCAAACTTGATTGCTGGACTTGATAGGAGTCCTGAAGAGGACCGTATGGCCGCGTATGaggcatcgcgcagcggtaACCAAGCCGCGTATGTGCAGCAGACGCAGCAGACGACTTCGCAGGCAGACTCTGTGTATACGCAAATGGCGCTGAATCCCCAGGCTGCGTTACaacaagcgctgcagaacAGGAAAAATACGGCTCAGCACGCGACACCGGCGTTTGGGGCAAAAGGAACTAGTGCGTttggtgcagcggcgcctaGCGCCTTTGGAGGCAAGTCGAGTGCAtttggcggtgcgccgGGGTTTGGACAGGCGACGAGCGGCTCTGCATTTGGAGCAAGTTCAGCGCCGACTGCATCTGCATTTGGCGGAACTTCAGCACCGACTGCACCTGCATTTGGAGCAAGTTCTGCACCGACTACATCTGCATTTGGCGGAACTTCAGCGCCGACTGCATCTGCATTTGGAGCAGGTTCTGCACCGACTACATCTGCATTTGGCGGAACTTCAGCACCGACTGCACCTGCATTTGGAACAAGTTTAGCACCGACTGCATCTGCTTTTAGCACGAAGCCTTCCGGCACGGCACCTGCATTTGGCGCCCCGTCTGTATTTGGCGCCACATCTGCATTTGGCGCCCCATCTGCTCTTGGAGCCCAGGCAAACATGACCTCTGCATTTGGCGCCAAGGCCGGCACTTCTGCATTTGAACAGCCCGCAGCTGCACCAGCTCGAGCTTCTTCAGTCTTTGGACAGCCAGCGTCTGCGCCGACACAATCTTCAGCCTTTGGACAGCCAGCACAAGCTCCTTCCGCTTTTGGTCAGATTGCCCCTTCTGTCTTTGGCCAGCCGGTGCCTCCCACAACCCAAACTTCCGCGTTTGGTCAtgctgcacctgcacctgcaccgGCATCCTCTCAACCATCCAAGCCCCCAACCGAGCTATTTGCACGGGCAGACGAGACAATTTTACCGGAAGAT ATACATTTACTTGGGGCGCCGTACCACAAATAG
- the BNA1 gene encoding 3-hydroxyanthranilate 3,4-dioxygenase (EggNog:ENOG503PKFA; COG:E) — protein MAVGGPNERSDFHYQPTEELFYQAKGHMHLRIVDEGKFRTIEIKEGEYFLLPANTLHSPKRFADTIGLVLERTRERDQVHWFCPNLKAHDDKPFMIYCDEFLTKDLFEHLPKLLKHWASSEELRLCRDCGYQAAPLESPECPLV, from the exons ATGGCTGTCGGTGGCCCAAATGAACGGTCTGATTTCCATTACCAG CCTACGGAGGAGCTGTTTTACCAGGCCAAAGGACATATGCACCTTCGTATAGTAGACGAAGGAAAGTTTCGCACCATTGAGATCAAAGAAGGCGAGTACTTTTTGCTGCCGGCCAACACGCTGCACTCCCCAAAACGGTTTGCCGACACCATTGGCCTAGTCCTTGAGCGCACTCGCGAACGCGATCAAGTTCACTGGTTTTGTCCGAATTTGAAAGCGCATGACGACAAGCCGTTTATGATTTACTGCGATGAGTTCCTTACCAAGGACTTGTTTGAACATCTTCCGAAGCTACTGAAGCACTGGGCAAGCTCGGAAGAACTGCGCCTTTGCAGAGACTGTGGCTACCAAGCCGCACCGTTGGAATCGCCCGAGTGCCCACTTGTCTGA